Proteins found in one Microbacterium sp. LWS13-1.2 genomic segment:
- a CDS encoding thiamine pyrophosphate-binding protein, with the protein MSTVSAHVALTLARHIDHVFGVMGNGNAHFLDALERSTEVHFTAVRHEAGGVVAADAYHRASGRLAAATATYGAGFTNTLTALAEAVQAHVPLVLVVGDEPTSGPRPWDVDQIALASAVGARTYTVGRADAAATTVIAIEHALTYRVPTVLAIPYDVAARDAGPMPEAHEPRLPGPLVPAGPFAEGAVERIVEALASAERPFLLAGHGAWISGAGEALGEVADAVGAITASTALGRSIFPRSEFDLGVTGGFGAESAMELVREADVAVVFGASLNQFTMRFGDLFAPGTRVFQVDVAPAATHPHVGGYVRGDAATVARAVADRLRGRSTGPSGWREAVDIMPLRAYDPGEGVAPDGRLDPRSVATRIGELLPDDRVVVSDGGHFIGWANMYWPVAAPDRMIMVGTAFQSIGLGWPSVPGAVLAKPSATVVLTTGDGGGLMALADLESAVRVAGGRGLAVVWNDAAYGAEVNLYGLKGLAQEPMLIPEVDFAALAAGVGAEGVVVRDLDDLERLATWVTEPAASRPFLVLDCRISGTVVAPYQREIIRVNS; encoded by the coding sequence ATGAGCACCGTCTCGGCCCACGTCGCCCTCACCCTCGCCCGTCACATCGACCACGTCTTCGGCGTCATGGGCAACGGCAACGCCCACTTCCTGGACGCGCTGGAGCGCTCCACCGAGGTGCACTTCACCGCCGTGCGCCACGAGGCGGGCGGCGTCGTGGCCGCCGACGCCTACCACCGCGCCTCGGGCCGGCTCGCGGCGGCGACCGCGACCTACGGCGCCGGATTCACGAACACGCTCACCGCCCTCGCCGAGGCGGTGCAGGCGCATGTTCCGCTCGTGCTCGTCGTCGGCGACGAGCCGACATCGGGTCCGCGCCCGTGGGACGTCGACCAGATCGCCCTCGCGTCGGCCGTCGGCGCGAGGACGTACACCGTCGGGCGAGCAGATGCCGCGGCCACGACGGTCATCGCGATCGAGCACGCGCTCACCTACCGCGTGCCAACGGTGCTCGCGATCCCGTACGACGTGGCGGCGCGCGACGCAGGCCCGATGCCCGAGGCTCATGAGCCTCGCCTGCCCGGGCCGCTGGTGCCGGCCGGACCGTTCGCCGAGGGCGCCGTCGAGCGGATCGTCGAGGCACTGGCATCGGCCGAGCGCCCGTTCCTGCTCGCCGGTCACGGCGCCTGGATATCGGGCGCGGGTGAGGCGCTCGGTGAGGTCGCCGATGCCGTCGGCGCCATCACCGCCTCGACCGCGCTCGGTCGGTCGATCTTCCCCCGCAGCGAGTTCGACCTCGGCGTGACCGGAGGCTTCGGCGCCGAGAGCGCCATGGAGCTGGTCCGCGAGGCCGACGTGGCGGTCGTGTTCGGGGCGTCCCTCAACCAGTTCACGATGCGGTTCGGCGACCTCTTCGCGCCCGGCACGCGTGTGTTCCAGGTGGATGTGGCGCCGGCAGCCACCCACCCCCACGTGGGCGGATATGTGCGCGGGGATGCCGCGACGGTCGCGCGCGCGGTCGCGGACAGACTGCGGGGGCGGAGCACCGGCCCGAGCGGCTGGCGCGAGGCCGTGGACATCATGCCCCTTCGCGCATACGACCCCGGCGAGGGCGTGGCACCCGACGGCCGGCTCGACCCCCGATCGGTCGCGACCCGGATCGGCGAGCTGCTGCCCGATGACCGTGTGGTCGTGTCGGACGGCGGGCACTTCATCGGATGGGCGAACATGTACTGGCCGGTTGCCGCCCCCGACCGGATGATCATGGTCGGGACGGCGTTCCAGTCGATCGGGCTGGGCTGGCCGTCGGTCCCCGGCGCCGTACTCGCGAAGCCGTCGGCCACCGTCGTGCTCACGACCGGAGACGGCGGTGGGCTCATGGCGCTCGCCGACCTCGAGTCCGCGGTGCGGGTCGCGGGCGGGCGCGGACTCGCGGTCGTCTGGAACGACGCCGCATACGGCGCCGAAGTGAACCTCTACGGGCTCAAGGGCCTCGCGCAGGAGCCCATGCTCATCCCCGAGGTCGACTTCGCGGCCCTCGCAGCGGGCGTCGGCGCCGAGGGCGTGGTCGTGCGCGACCTCGACGATCTGGAGCGCCTGGCGACGTGGGTCACCGAGCCCGCGGCATCCCGCCCGTTCCTGGTGCTGGACTGCCGCATCTCGGGCACGGTCGTGGCGCCGTACCAGCGCGAGATCATCCGCGTGAACTCCTGA
- the paaZ gene encoding phenylacetic acid degradation bifunctional protein PaaZ, with amino-acid sequence MIEQTGTVERPGTIEPSPTGILPSYLRDEWWSPDTGDDATPVLDSSTGEVVTYLSTQGVDLAGAIAHARTVGQVGLGALTFHQRALLLKQFGIALTARKEELYELSKRAGATVRDSLNDIDGGIGVLFTYSSKGRRELPNAQVYLDGPVESLSKDGSFLGRHVYTRLPGVAVQINAFNFPMWGALEKYAPAFLAGVPTIVKPASPTAYVAEAWVRILVETGLLPAGSLQLVSGAVPGLFDHLGLGDLVGFTGSASTAERLRAQAAPGLRFTSETDSINASVLGPDAVPGTPEFDAYVTQLLVELTTKAGQKCTAIRRAIVPSDAVAPLVEALRQMIAERVVVGDPHAESVTMGPLVSLAQRDEVLRAVDALEAAGGRIVLGTTDAPDVTRADGSTGPAPDGAFVGPILIGFDGEAAALPDAVHDVEAFGPVASVLAYRTVEEAADLVGRGGGSLVTSIATSDPGVAATLLARTAAYNGRLLFLDRDDARTSTGHGAPVPHLVHGGPGRAGGGEELGGIRAVLHHMQRTAVQGSPAMLTALTGVWHQGAASRSDRHPFRKSLAELVIGDQLASPSRAVTLDDIETFANFTGDRFYAHMDEEAAAANPFFPGRVAHGYLLVSWAAGLFVDPDPGPVLANYGLENLRFMTPVSPDDEIRVVLTAKQITPRETDDYGEVRWDAVILNQRDDIVATYDVLTLVAKTAEGAAATGDPVPAEVGA; translated from the coding sequence ATGATCGAGCAGACAGGGACCGTCGAGCGGCCGGGCACCATCGAGCCGTCCCCGACCGGCATCCTTCCCAGCTATCTCCGCGACGAGTGGTGGAGTCCCGACACCGGCGACGACGCGACCCCGGTGCTCGATTCGTCGACGGGTGAGGTCGTCACGTATCTGAGCACGCAGGGCGTCGATCTCGCGGGCGCGATCGCCCATGCCCGCACGGTCGGGCAGGTGGGCCTCGGCGCGCTGACGTTCCACCAGCGGGCGCTGCTGCTCAAGCAGTTCGGCATCGCTCTGACCGCGCGCAAGGAGGAGCTCTACGAGCTGTCGAAGCGCGCCGGCGCCACGGTGCGCGACTCGCTCAACGACATCGACGGCGGCATCGGCGTGCTGTTCACGTACTCGTCGAAGGGGCGCCGTGAGCTGCCCAACGCGCAGGTGTACCTGGACGGCCCGGTCGAGTCGCTGTCGAAGGACGGCTCGTTCCTCGGCCGCCACGTCTACACGCGGCTGCCGGGTGTCGCCGTGCAGATCAACGCCTTCAACTTCCCGATGTGGGGTGCGCTCGAGAAGTACGCCCCGGCCTTCCTCGCCGGCGTGCCGACGATCGTGAAGCCCGCGTCGCCGACCGCGTACGTCGCCGAGGCGTGGGTGCGCATCCTCGTCGAGACCGGACTCCTGCCCGCCGGGTCGCTGCAGCTGGTGAGCGGCGCGGTGCCCGGCCTGTTCGACCATCTCGGGCTGGGCGACCTCGTCGGCTTCACCGGCAGCGCGTCGACGGCCGAGCGGCTGCGCGCGCAGGCCGCGCCGGGGCTGCGGTTCACGAGCGAGACCGACTCGATCAATGCGTCGGTGCTCGGGCCCGACGCGGTGCCGGGCACGCCGGAGTTCGACGCGTACGTCACGCAGCTCCTGGTCGAGCTGACGACGAAGGCCGGTCAGAAGTGCACCGCGATCCGCCGCGCCATCGTCCCGTCCGACGCGGTCGCCCCGCTCGTCGAGGCGCTGCGGCAGATGATCGCCGAGCGCGTCGTCGTCGGTGATCCCCACGCGGAGTCCGTCACGATGGGACCGCTCGTCTCCCTTGCGCAGCGCGACGAGGTGCTGCGCGCCGTCGACGCGCTCGAGGCCGCCGGCGGGCGGATCGTGCTGGGAACGACGGACGCGCCCGACGTCACGCGCGCGGACGGCTCCACAGGGCCTGCCCCGGACGGCGCGTTCGTCGGCCCGATCCTGATCGGGTTCGACGGTGAGGCGGCCGCCCTGCCCGACGCGGTCCACGACGTCGAGGCGTTCGGCCCGGTGGCGAGCGTGCTCGCGTACCGGACAGTGGAGGAGGCCGCCGACCTCGTCGGTCGCGGCGGCGGATCGCTCGTCACGAGCATCGCGACGTCCGACCCCGGCGTGGCGGCGACCCTCCTCGCGCGCACCGCGGCGTACAACGGGCGACTGCTGTTCCTCGACCGGGACGACGCCCGCACCTCCACGGGGCACGGCGCGCCCGTGCCGCACCTCGTCCACGGTGGGCCGGGCCGCGCCGGCGGCGGGGAGGAGCTCGGCGGCATCCGCGCGGTGCTGCACCACATGCAGCGCACCGCGGTGCAGGGCTCGCCCGCGATGCTGACGGCGCTCACCGGCGTCTGGCACCAGGGGGCGGCATCCCGCTCCGACCGCCACCCGTTCCGCAAGTCGCTCGCCGAGCTGGTCATCGGCGACCAGCTCGCGTCGCCGTCGCGCGCGGTCACCCTCGACGACATCGAGACGTTCGCGAACTTCACGGGCGACCGCTTCTACGCCCACATGGATGAGGAGGCGGCGGCCGCCAACCCATTCTTCCCCGGTCGCGTGGCGCACGGCTACCTGCTCGTGTCGTGGGCGGCCGGGCTCTTCGTGGACCCGGATCCCGGTCCGGTGCTGGCGAACTACGGGCTCGAGAACCTGCGCTTCATGACGCCGGTGTCACCCGACGACGAGATCCGTGTCGTGCTGACCGCGAAGCAGATCACCCCGCGCGAGACCGACGACTACGGCGAGGTGCGGTGGGACGCCGTCATCCTCAACCAGCGCGACGACATCGTCGCGACCTACGACGTGCTCACGCTGGTCGCCAAGACCGCGGAGGGGGCCGCGGCAACCGGAGATCCCGTACCGGCAGAGGTCGGAGCGTGA
- the paaE gene encoding 1,2-phenylacetyl-CoA epoxidase subunit PaaE, whose product MDRDHPPGSNHGVSAGENQRIAETLLTTAVGGPRGGRHRARFHTLRVAAVRPLTDASVEVTFAIPEEARGEFDYLAGQHVALRTMLDGHELRRSYSLCRAEDAGGGDGPRTISVAIKRDLGGRFSTWAQTELHAGDEIDVMSPQGTFTSKLADLDGAHVAGIAAGSGITPLMALAATVLARSDTSQFTLVYTNRSSLDVMFLDELSDLKDRYPTRLALHHVLSREQRTAPLLSGRIDEPRLRRILEELVLPDTVDEWFLCGPFELVQLCRDTLADIGVDPAHVRYELFTTGEGERAEPAAGRPVVVAEDEPVRRLEFTLDGQSQAVDSPVAAHESILNAALRVRPDVPFACAGGVCGTCRARLLQGSVTMTENYALEPDELERGYVLTCQSHPTTDTVVVDYDV is encoded by the coding sequence ATGGATCGAGACCATCCGCCAGGGTCGAACCACGGGGTCTCGGCGGGGGAGAACCAGCGCATCGCCGAGACGCTGCTCACGACCGCGGTGGGCGGACCGCGTGGCGGCCGGCACCGTGCGCGCTTCCACACACTGCGGGTGGCCGCCGTCAGGCCGCTCACCGACGCCTCGGTCGAGGTGACGTTCGCGATCCCGGAAGAGGCGCGCGGCGAGTTCGACTACCTGGCGGGACAGCACGTGGCGCTGCGCACGATGCTCGACGGCCACGAACTGCGCCGCTCGTACTCGCTGTGCCGAGCGGAGGATGCCGGCGGGGGCGACGGTCCGCGCACGATCAGCGTCGCGATCAAGCGCGATCTCGGCGGACGCTTCTCGACGTGGGCGCAGACCGAGCTGCACGCGGGCGACGAGATCGACGTGATGAGCCCGCAGGGCACGTTCACCTCTAAGCTCGCCGACCTCGACGGTGCGCACGTCGCCGGCATCGCGGCAGGGTCGGGCATCACGCCGTTGATGGCGCTCGCCGCGACGGTGCTCGCGCGGTCCGACACCTCGCAGTTCACCCTCGTCTATACGAACCGCTCGAGCCTCGACGTGATGTTCCTGGACGAGCTCTCGGACCTCAAGGATCGCTACCCGACGCGGCTCGCCCTGCACCATGTGCTGTCGCGCGAGCAGCGCACCGCACCACTGCTGTCGGGCCGCATCGACGAGCCGCGCCTGCGGCGCATCCTCGAGGAGCTCGTGCTGCCCGACACCGTCGACGAGTGGTTCCTCTGCGGGCCGTTCGAGCTCGTCCAGCTCTGCCGCGACACGCTCGCCGACATCGGCGTCGATCCCGCGCACGTGCGCTACGAGCTGTTCACGACCGGCGAGGGGGAGCGGGCCGAGCCCGCGGCCGGCCGGCCGGTGGTGGTCGCCGAGGATGAACCGGTGCGTCGCCTCGAGTTCACCCTCGACGGCCAGTCGCAGGCCGTCGACAGCCCGGTGGCCGCGCACGAGTCCATCCTCAACGCGGCGCTGCGCGTGCGCCCGGACGTGCCGTTCGCGTGCGCCGGCGGCGTCTGCGGCACCTGCCGCGCACGGCTGCTGCAGGGCTCGGTGACCATGACCGAGAACTACGCGCTCGAGCCCGACGAGCTCGAGCGCGGTTACGTGCTCACCTGTCAGTCCCATCCCACGACCGACACCGTCGTGGTCGACTACGACGTCTAG
- a CDS encoding enoyl-CoA hydratase-related protein, which produces MIELSIAGDVAEVVLNAPEKLNALSLRELGEMDAAYRAAEDAGVRALVLRAEGRAFCAGRDIAGVDPETDDVPEYLTGVETLMRRIAAFPAPTFAAVHGACLGVGLGLAIATDVVYVADDAKIGSPFASLGAMLDSGGHALLYERLGAHRALDLIYTGELMSGAEAVAAGLFSRAMPVEEVFDFTQQRASVAASGPTAAFVTSKRLIARLRGERLWDAVSEEARGQEALRTTADYREGFQAFQQKRRPDFRGE; this is translated from the coding sequence TTGATCGAGCTTTCCATCGCCGGCGATGTGGCCGAGGTCGTGCTCAATGCGCCCGAGAAGCTCAACGCCCTGTCGCTGCGCGAACTGGGAGAGATGGATGCCGCCTACCGCGCGGCCGAAGACGCCGGCGTGCGGGCGCTGGTGCTCCGTGCCGAGGGGCGTGCGTTCTGTGCGGGTCGCGACATCGCCGGCGTCGACCCCGAGACCGACGATGTGCCCGAGTACCTCACGGGCGTCGAGACGCTCATGCGGCGGATCGCGGCGTTCCCCGCTCCCACGTTCGCGGCCGTGCACGGCGCATGCCTCGGAGTGGGGCTGGGGCTCGCCATCGCGACCGACGTCGTCTATGTCGCCGACGACGCCAAGATCGGATCGCCCTTCGCGAGCCTCGGCGCGATGCTCGACTCGGGCGGTCACGCGCTCCTCTACGAGCGGCTCGGAGCGCATCGCGCGCTCGACCTGATCTATACCGGCGAGCTCATGAGCGGCGCCGAGGCGGTCGCGGCCGGACTCTTCAGCCGTGCCATGCCGGTCGAGGAGGTGTTCGACTTCACGCAGCAGCGGGCGTCGGTCGCGGCATCCGGCCCCACCGCCGCCTTCGTGACGTCGAAGCGCCTCATCGCGCGTCTGCGGGGCGAGCGCCTGTGGGATGCCGTCTCCGAAGAAGCCCGCGGGCAAGAGGCGCTGCGCACCACCGCCGACTACCGCGAGGGGTTCCAGGCCTTCCAGCAGAAGCGCCGCCCCGACTTCCGCGGTGAGTGA
- the paaC gene encoding 1,2-phenylacetyl-CoA epoxidase subunit PaaC, whose product MELSAELAGGEGRAATADVAEYALWLGDDALILSQQLGVWIARAPELEEDVAIANIALDLLGHARSFLRYAGAYDDRTEDDLAYWREEPEFRCAWLFQQPNGDFAQTMARQLAASVYLFELYTALQNSSDETLAAIAAKAVKEVEYHRDHAVQWTLRLAGGTDESRRRMIRAVGDVWPYVGELFRDEPLIDRLEDVAVRPSTLQPAFDAVIAAVFAEAQLELPSAPMSSAGGRHGSHFSTLGYLLAEMQVLARQHPGVTW is encoded by the coding sequence GTGGAGCTGTCGGCCGAGCTCGCGGGGGGTGAGGGCCGCGCCGCCACGGCTGACGTCGCCGAGTACGCGCTCTGGCTGGGCGACGACGCGCTGATCCTCTCGCAGCAGCTCGGCGTGTGGATCGCACGAGCCCCCGAACTCGAAGAGGACGTGGCAATCGCCAACATCGCGCTCGACCTGCTCGGACACGCGCGCTCGTTCCTGCGCTACGCGGGCGCCTACGACGACCGCACCGAGGACGACCTCGCGTACTGGCGCGAAGAACCGGAGTTCCGCTGCGCCTGGCTGTTCCAGCAGCCCAACGGAGACTTCGCGCAGACGATGGCTCGCCAGCTGGCGGCATCCGTCTACCTCTTCGAGCTGTACACCGCGCTGCAGAACTCGTCCGACGAGACGCTCGCCGCGATCGCGGCCAAGGCGGTCAAGGAGGTCGAATACCACCGCGACCACGCCGTGCAGTGGACGCTGCGCCTGGCCGGCGGTACCGACGAGTCCCGCCGCCGCATGATCCGCGCGGTGGGCGACGTCTGGCCGTACGTCGGCGAGCTCTTCCGCGACGAGCCGCTCATCGACCGGCTCGAGGACGTCGCGGTACGGCCGTCGACCCTGCAGCCGGCGTTCGACGCCGTCATCGCCGCGGTGTTCGCGGAGGCGCAGCTCGAGCTCCCGTCCGCACCGATGTCGTCGGCGGGCGGTCGCCACGGTTCGCACTTCTCGACCCTGGGGTACCTCCTTGCCGAGATGCAGGTGCTCGCCCGGCAGCATCCGGGGGTGACATGGTGA
- the paaD gene encoding 1,2-phenylacetyl-CoA epoxidase subunit PaaD: protein MEAQTGGAGDAADLRARAWAVAASVPDPELPVLTIEDLGVLRDVVVDGAHATVTITPTYSGCPAMDAIREDVVLALTAAGFDDVDVRLVLAPAWTTDWMTDAGKRKLVDYGIAPPTGRAGATGPIRLALSVRCPRCGSLDTREIARFGSTSCKALYECRACLEPFDHFKVH from the coding sequence GTGGAGGCTCAGACAGGGGGAGCCGGGGATGCCGCTGATCTCAGGGCGCGCGCGTGGGCGGTGGCGGCATCCGTTCCCGATCCCGAACTGCCGGTGCTCACCATCGAGGATCTCGGGGTGCTCCGTGACGTCGTGGTCGACGGCGCACACGCCACGGTGACGATCACGCCGACGTACTCGGGATGCCCGGCGATGGACGCGATCCGCGAGGACGTCGTGCTCGCGCTGACCGCGGCCGGATTCGACGACGTCGACGTGCGGCTCGTGCTCGCACCCGCCTGGACGACGGACTGGATGACGGATGCCGGCAAGCGCAAGCTCGTCGACTACGGCATCGCGCCGCCGACCGGGCGTGCCGGGGCCACCGGCCCGATCCGCCTGGCGCTGTCGGTACGGTGCCCCCGCTGCGGTTCGCTCGACACCCGCGAGATCGCCCGATTCGGCTCCACCTCGTGCAAGGCGCTGTACGAGTGCCGCGCCTGCCTCGAGCCCTTCGACCACTTCAAGGTGCACTGA
- the paaB gene encoding 1,2-phenylacetyl-CoA epoxidase subunit PaaB: protein MTTSGASPRESWPLWEVFVRAGRGLSHVHAGSLHAPDADFALRNARDVYTRRSEGTSIWVVPADAITTSDPDSRGAFFESPAGKNYRHATYYTASEGVPHL, encoded by the coding sequence ATGACGACGTCAGGCGCCTCGCCGCGCGAGTCATGGCCCCTGTGGGAGGTGTTCGTCCGCGCCGGACGCGGCCTCAGTCACGTGCACGCGGGCTCGCTGCACGCACCCGACGCCGACTTCGCGCTCCGCAATGCCCGCGATGTCTACACGCGCCGGAGCGAGGGCACGTCGATCTGGGTGGTTCCCGCCGATGCGATCACGACGAGCGACCCCGACTCCAGGGGCGCGTTCTTCGAGAGCCCCGCCGGCAAGAACTACCGCCACGCCACGTACTACACGGCGTCCGAGGGGGTGCCGCACCTGTGA
- the paaA gene encoding 1,2-phenylacetyl-CoA epoxidase subunit PaaA, which produces MTTDVLIDEAAEQAAFDAIIEADSRIEPRDWMPAAYRKTLIRQISQHAHSEIIGMQPEGNWITRAPSLKRKAILMAKVQDEAGHGLYLYSAAQTLGITRDEMTEQLIEGRARYSSIFNYPTPTWADMGAIGWLVDGAAICNQVPLCRASYGPYGRAMVRICKEESFHQRQGFEILLTLMQGTPAQRRMAQDAVDRWYWPSLMMFGPPDDESPNSAQSMAWKIKRFSNDDLRQRFIGMLVPQAEVLGVTLPDPELRWDEKADRWHTSEIDWTEFHEVLAGRGPMNVERIRHRRTAHEDGAWVREAAAEYARKQVGIRSLSERGTNGNEVAR; this is translated from the coding sequence ATGACGACCGATGTGCTGATCGACGAGGCTGCCGAGCAGGCGGCCTTCGACGCGATCATCGAGGCGGATTCGCGCATCGAGCCGCGCGACTGGATGCCGGCCGCGTATCGGAAGACCCTGATCCGGCAGATCTCGCAGCACGCGCACTCCGAGATCATCGGCATGCAGCCCGAGGGCAACTGGATCACCCGTGCGCCGAGCCTCAAGCGCAAGGCGATCCTGATGGCCAAGGTGCAGGACGAAGCCGGTCACGGGCTGTACCTGTACTCCGCCGCGCAGACCCTCGGCATCACCCGCGACGAGATGACCGAGCAGCTCATCGAGGGCCGCGCGCGCTATTCGTCGATCTTCAATTACCCGACGCCGACCTGGGCCGACATGGGGGCGATCGGCTGGCTCGTCGACGGCGCCGCGATCTGCAATCAGGTGCCGCTGTGCCGTGCCTCGTACGGCCCGTACGGCCGGGCGATGGTGCGCATCTGCAAGGAGGAGTCGTTCCACCAGCGGCAGGGATTCGAGATCCTGCTGACGCTCATGCAGGGAACGCCCGCGCAGCGACGGATGGCGCAGGATGCCGTCGACCGCTGGTACTGGCCCTCGCTCATGATGTTCGGGCCTCCCGACGACGAGTCGCCCAACTCGGCGCAGTCCATGGCGTGGAAGATCAAGCGGTTCTCGAACGACGACCTGCGGCAGCGCTTCATCGGGATGCTGGTGCCCCAGGCCGAGGTGCTCGGTGTGACCCTTCCCGACCCCGAGCTGCGATGGGACGAGAAGGCGGACCGCTGGCACACGAGCGAGATCGACTGGACGGAGTTCCACGAGGTGCTCGCCGGCCGCGGGCCGATGAACGTCGAGCGCATCCGGCACCGCCGCACCGCGCACGAGGACGGCGCCTGGGTGCGCGAGGCGGCCGCCGAGTACGCGCGCAAGCAGGTCGGCATCCGGTCGTTGAGCGAGCGAGGAACGAACGGGAACGAGGTGGCGCGATGA
- a CDS encoding IclR family transcriptional regulator, which translates to MSPATSTAPASQTLSRGIRILEVLAEARGPLSIDEIAQRLDVHRSVAYRLLRTLEDHGLVERDPAGRVELGARMAALAAGVAHDLQAEALPELTAVAGDLGVTCFLAVLDHDECVTLSSVEPRHAVNPVAQRPGTRHPITRGAPGKAILSLLPEPSWPGDLSAALAAEVRDAAARGFATSHDEVIPSLRAVAVPLAVRGRGPAAVAVVFVASAHSDDEIAARLTESATAIRDALGG; encoded by the coding sequence GTGTCCCCTGCCACCTCCACCGCTCCCGCCTCGCAGACCCTGAGCCGCGGCATCCGGATCCTCGAAGTGCTCGCCGAGGCGCGCGGGCCGCTGTCGATCGACGAGATCGCCCAGCGGCTCGACGTGCACCGCTCGGTCGCCTACCGGCTGCTGCGCACGCTCGAGGATCACGGGCTGGTCGAGCGGGACCCCGCCGGCCGCGTCGAGCTCGGTGCGCGGATGGCCGCCCTCGCCGCGGGCGTGGCGCACGATCTGCAGGCAGAGGCCCTCCCCGAGCTCACCGCGGTCGCGGGCGACCTGGGCGTGACCTGCTTCCTCGCCGTGCTCGACCACGACGAGTGCGTGACGCTCTCGAGCGTCGAGCCGCGGCACGCCGTGAACCCCGTCGCGCAGCGGCCGGGCACACGGCATCCGATCACGCGCGGCGCGCCGGGCAAGGCGATCCTGTCGCTGCTGCCCGAGCCGTCGTGGCCGGGCGATCTGTCGGCCGCGCTGGCGGCGGAGGTGCGGGATGCCGCCGCCCGCGGCTTCGCGACCAGCCACGACGAGGTCATCCCGAGCCTGCGCGCCGTCGCGGTGCCGCTCGCCGTGCGCGGACGCGGACCGGCGGCGGTCGCCGTCGTGTTCGTGGCCAGCGCGCACAGCGACGACGAGATCGCGGCACGGCTGACGGAGTCGGCGACCGCGATCCGCGACGCGCTCGGCGGCTGA
- a CDS encoding hotdog fold thioesterase — MSEPADHFAGERSMLQRDRASAALGMVVERDVPGEAIVSMRVRDDMTNGFAITHGGMVFALADTAFAMACNAVATGEDGADADITVAAGADISFLKATRAGQTLTAHARRRALAGRSGLYDVTVTDETGDVVAEFRGRSFTTRPSGSDRPGAAG; from the coding sequence GTGAGCGAGCCCGCCGACCACTTCGCCGGGGAACGGAGCATGCTGCAGCGTGACCGCGCATCGGCGGCGCTGGGCATGGTGGTCGAGCGCGACGTGCCGGGCGAAGCCATCGTGTCGATGCGCGTGCGCGACGACATGACGAACGGCTTCGCGATCACGCACGGCGGAATGGTGTTCGCGCTCGCCGACACGGCGTTCGCGATGGCGTGCAACGCCGTGGCCACGGGTGAAGATGGCGCGGATGCCGACATCACGGTGGCGGCCGGCGCCGACATCTCGTTCCTCAAGGCGACGCGCGCCGGGCAGACGCTGACCGCCCACGCGCGCCGCCGCGCGCTCGCCGGCCGCAGCGGGCTGTACGACGTGACGGTGACCGACGAGACCGGGGATGTCGTGGCCGAATTCCGCGGGCGGTCCTTCACCACGCGGCCGTCGGGCTCCGACCGCCCCGGCGCCGCCGGCTGA